The Engystomops pustulosus chromosome 1, aEngPut4.maternal, whole genome shotgun sequence genome has a window encoding:
- the LOC140120862 gene encoding CTD small phosphatase-like protein 2-A — MAGLMEFLMRYSQPTIGSFRLDMRGCFRSRMMQTPEGGCLFGPGLNSRQVCQGIMSQTQVLLSMVKDIFCCQLVTQLRIQNHFIDILRADIAMVSNGLPQGSKHEILALDARILAADETNNNIVDLTNWVKIHDRGFYHLNLIFQVHLKLRPYVREFLETVGKIYEIFVFTTAKKEYSEKILEILDPQKKLIRHRLYQDHCICVSGHYVKDLNVLHRDLAKTVALDAVAYTLPFHLTNRIPIRRWSGNQRDKELLTLLPVLEQMTYVEDVRLVISHQFHVEEIIKLP, encoded by the exons ATGGCTGGTTTGATGGAGTTCCTCATGAGATACTCACAGCCTACtataggtagcttcaggctggacaTGAGGGGCTGCTTCCGCAGCAGGATGATGCAGACTCCTGAAGGTGGATGTCTGTTTGGGCCTGGTCTCAACTCACGCCAAGTGTGTCAGGGCATCATGTCACAGACGCAGGTGCTTCTCAGTATG GTTAAAGATATATTCTGCTGCCAACTGGTTACCCAGCTCAGGATACAAAATCACTTTATTGATATACTCAGAGCGGATATTGCCATGGTGTCAAACGG gcttcctcaggggtccaaaCATGAGATCCTAGCATTAGATGCTAGGATCCTAGCAGCAGATGAAACTAACAACAATATTGTTGATCTTACAAATTGGGTGAAGATTCACG ATCGTGGTTTTTACCATTTAAATTTAATATTTCAGGTACATCTAAAGCTGCGCCCCTATGTCAGAGAATTCCTTGAGACAGTCGGCAAAATCTATGAG ATATTTGTCTTTACCACAGCAAAGAAAGAATATTCCGAAAAGATTTTGGAAATCTTGGATCCTCAGAAAAAGCTAATCAG GCATCGCCTGTACCAGGACCATTGTATTTGTGTATCTGGTCATTATGTAAAGGACTTGAATGTTCTCCATAGGGATCTAGCCAAAACTGTGGCACTGGATGCAGTGGCCTATACACTTCCCTTCCAC ttaaCTAATAGAATTCCAATAAGGCGCTGGTCAGGAAACCAAAGAGATAAAGAACTTTTGACCTTGCTTCCTGTCCTAGAACAAATGACTTATGTG GAGGATGTAAGGCTGGTGATTTCACATCAGTTTCATGTTGAGGAAATCATCAAATTACCATAG